The following coding sequences are from one Pseudalkalibacillus hwajinpoensis window:
- a CDS encoding 2-hydroxy-3-keto-5-methylthiopentenyl-1-phosphate phosphatase produces MKQPIIFCDFDGTITKSDNIVSLMKRFAPKEWEQIKDDVLAQNLSIREGVGRMFHLIPSNLKQELLDYLVATTEIRQGFSEFVDYTRHEGIELYIVSGGIDFFVYPLLKPFGIPEENIFCNGSDFTTDTISITWPYACGDDCTKDCGCCKPGILNRFDKKANRKIVIGDSITDLEASKEADFVFARDYLAEKCQELGIPAVLFETFDDIVEKLTEEREENHVPSGESMERTC; encoded by the coding sequence ATGAAGCAGCCGATTATTTTTTGCGATTTTGATGGCACCATTACGAAAAGTGATAATATCGTTTCTTTGATGAAACGATTTGCTCCGAAAGAGTGGGAGCAAATAAAAGATGATGTTCTCGCCCAAAACCTTTCCATTCGTGAAGGAGTCGGAAGGATGTTTCACTTAATCCCTTCCAATTTGAAACAGGAATTACTCGATTATTTAGTAGCTACAACTGAAATCAGACAGGGTTTTAGCGAATTCGTAGACTATACGAGGCATGAAGGGATCGAGCTTTATATCGTCAGCGGAGGGATCGATTTCTTTGTTTACCCCCTTCTTAAGCCATTTGGTATTCCAGAAGAAAACATCTTCTGTAATGGTAGTGATTTTACTACTGATACCATCTCAATAACTTGGCCGTATGCCTGTGGAGATGATTGTACGAAAGATTGCGGTTGTTGCAAGCCAGGTATATTAAATCGTTTTGATAAAAAGGCTAACCGAAAAATTGTGATTGGAGATTCTATTACCGATTTAGAAGCTTCAAAGGAAGCAGATTTTGTGTTTGCTAGAGACTATTTAGCGGAGAAGTGTCAAGAACTTGGCATTCCAGCCGTTTTATTTGAAACGTTTGATGATATCGTCGAAAAGTTAACTGAAGAAAGGGAGGAGAATCATGTGCCAAGTGGAGAATCGATGGAACGAACTTGCTGA